The genomic window ATCCcgattttgtcctacgtggctgcTGAGTCAGCATAGGAcctacgtgggccccacatatcagggtaatccacgtcatcaccctccctttttcttctcttctctctttctggGCGAGGCAAAGCGGCGCGCGGGTGCAGAGGGCCAGAGGCTAgcaggcgaggcgggagagaggacggcggccggcacccggcggcagcggcggccgcagcgGGAAACATGGCGACGCGGCAGCCCCGACGGCGATGTCATCGACTGCGTGCCGACGCACCTACAGCCATCCGGTTCGGGATGAAGCAGCCACGCGCCGCCGGCATCGTCCGCCGCGACTCTGCCAACGACGGCCACGAGGTCAGTCAGTCAACTCGCCGATCACCGGCAAGCTCACCGGCGGCAAGCTCGCTCTCCACATATATCtgcatcatcaattcatcattatTGGCATTGGCGAGTTGGCAACAATGGCGATGGCGAATTGGCAACGAACTGAACTAAGAGTGTAATTAATTAGCTGAGATTAATCACGAGCTGATGAAAACGATGATGCAGCATGCGaagaggctggaggaggaggggctgaTGCAGGAGCTCGCTAGTGGGATGCAGGAGCCCGGCATGGAcgacgccgcggaggcggccgggaaGGAGTAGCAGGGCACGCcgtcgatgcggcggcggaggaggaggaggacgctggccaccgcgccgcggcgggATCCGGCAGGGACGAGGGGGACGACAACGCCGACGAGAGGAGAGGATCTCGTCGGGAGGAGCGGGGCACGGGGcacaccgacgccgacgaccaccatgcccgccacctccgcctcctcccaacCGAGGCGGCGACTTCGCCGACCTCAacgccaccgctgcctcctcccAACCGAGGCCgtcgcggcctcctccctcctcctcctcctcctcctcctccccgccttcgccttccgccaccgcggccgcccgccgcctctccccgctcGCGCGGTTCCTCCTCAACACGTTCCGCCGCCACCAACGCTGGGGCCCGCCCGTCGTCACGGACCTCTCCAAGCTCCGCCGCGTGGCTCccgagctcgtcgccgaggTCCCCAGcgctcgcccgccaccgccgccgccgctcgcgctccCGTTCTTCCTGTGGGCGGGGTGGCAGAAGGGCTTCCGCCACTACTTCCTGGCGTTCCATgtgcgcgcgcgagagagaaaggagaaagagagagaaagatgagggagagaagaggggaaagagagggtgacgtggacaaatgatatgtggggtccacgtgggttccacgctgactcaaccGTCACGtagataaaaccggggtcaaaaccaccaaaagaccttgggtgaccggttttgtatagttaagggaccccatATATGATTTtacggttcgaggacgttttttaaTCCCGACGACAAGTTGATGGaacttcggtgtactttttccttggaaaaagtccactttgactcccttaattgttcaccgaatctaattcgtgaccCTTAACTATAAAACCAGGCAGGATGACTCCCCCAATTACTAAAACCAGTACAAATTGAATCCCTTAGCGGTTTTAGAGgacggttttgctgatgtggcatgctgaCTTGGCCCATTATGCTGACGTGTCAACCCAGTCATGAGGCCCACATGCAATTGGTTagggaaaaatataaaaaaacgtAGGGCCAGCTTGTCAGGGCCCTCTTCTCCCTCTATCTTAAAGAAAACAGCAGAGCAACCGCCgccagcggcgatggcgatggtggtggtgcgggCGGCAGTGATGGATGGCGATAGTGATGGCTGTCTGTGGTGCCGCTTCgcctcgtcgccctcctcctcatccttcGTGGCCGACTGCTGCGTCGCGCACGCCACCCTTGTGGAGCGTGGCGCCGCTCTCGCCGACCGCCTGGAGGTGGCGCGCTCGCTCCTCGGAGAGAACGGCTACACCATCACGCGCTGCAGATGCGGGCCCATGTGGCAAATCCTCCGGCGCAACCTTGTCGCCGAGACGCTGCACCCGTCGCGCGTCCGCCTGGCGGGGAGGCCGAGGGAGGATACAACAGATCAATAGCAACTCGTGTTTCCTGGTAACAACTGCAGAGCTGAGCAGGACACAAGCCGCCGCAAGATTTCATCAGTGATAATCTTCTTTTGAAAATTAATCATCAGTGATAATCGAGCGGGGCAGGCGTATCCTTGAGATCCATCCCCCGAATATGGACATCCTGCATGCACATCACAAGCAAAAATAATTCAGTCATCACAAACCTACACAAAGCACACATCAAGCTTGGGAATTCACACGCACGCACGTACCGATGCGAAATGGTTGACGTCGCGGTGGTGCGCCTCGTCggcgcggacgacgacgacgtccttgAGCGTGGTGCCGGCGGGGAGCCGCCAGTAGTCGATGGCGATCGGCGGTGCGGGGACATTCTCGATCTTGCTGGCCTCGATGTCCTTGAGGTACTCGGTGTAGGGGTGGATGGCCTCCTCCTCGAGGTAGCCGACGACGCGGTGCACGAGCTTGGGGGAGAGGAGGTAGCCGAGGAAGTAGGCGTTGAAGAAGACGCGCTGGACGGCGAGCACGAGCGTGCGCTCGTACCACCTCGGCTTGACCACCTCCATGAAGGTCATGAGGTGCATCTGCTCGTTCTCGACCTCCTCCAGCAGCGCGCGTATCCAGCCGCCGCTGTGCTCGAAGCTGGTGGCGCTGGCTCAGCCCCGGGCCTTCCTCTCCGACTGCCTCATCAACGCCACCACCGGTCACCCCTTCATCTTCGAGGatgccttcttcctctccctcgccaCCCGCATCAACTTCGGCATCCCCTCCCACCGACCCCGTCCGCTACCCCGACGACCGCGTCTGGGAGTCCGACATGGCGCGCAGCCCAACTTCCTCGTTGAGGTCGCGCCCGCTACCGCCTAGACCTGACCGAGGCTCGAGAGCGAAGCTCGGCGTCGCCCAGATGCGGAGCTCAGCGGCCGCCGACCCCCGCCTGCCGTCGCCGACGCTGCCCCTCGCCTGCCGTCAccgctggcgccgccccccACTTGCTGaattgggagggagagagagataaggggggAGATTGGGGAGGATGAGGAAGGGATAGACTGACATGTGGCCCCACAAATTCTTCTTCTATGTGAATGACGAATGGGTCCCACGTGTATGTTTTTAGTTATAAGGCCacctaagcgtcacgtcaacAGCAGACCAAGTCAACATTGCCATgtagatgccacgtcagcgagaCCACTATTCAAAACTGCCAAGGGATTCAATTTGTACCGGTTTTAGTAATTGGGAGAGTCAGTCTACCCGGTTTTCTAGTTAAGggtcacgaattagattcgaTTAACAATAAGGGAgtctaagtggactttttcctttttcctttactGGATTAAAATGCGCGGCCCAGATTAGAGTACGGCCCAGTACATTGGGCCCACAAGAGTAACCTTGGGCCGAAACTACTGGGCCAAATTTGAAGCCTCAAGGCCCACGAAAATCCAACCCAATCCGCACCCAACCCCACGTCTATAAAAGCCCTTACCCTCGCCTAGGTTTTCCTCTCCCGtctccgcgctcgccgccgccgccgctcctcctccgcgccctcgaagccgccgccgcctccgcagcctcgccgccgtcgacatgGGTAAGTGTCCTCTCGATcgcctctctttctctccctacCCACTCGCGCCTTTTGCTGATGGGATTCGGCCGCAGGTAAGGTGCACGGATCGCTCGCTCGCGCCGGGAAGGTGCGCGGCCAGACGCCCAAGGTGGCGAAGcaggacaagaagaagaagccccGCGGCCGCGCCCACAAGAGGATGCAGTACAACCGCCGCttcgtcaccgccgtcgtcggatTCGGCAAGAAGCGCGGGCCCAACTCCTCCGAGAAGTAGACGCGCCGGGCCGCTCCGCCGGTGATGTCCCGTTTGTTCTTGGTAGTAGTTTCCTTTTAAGTGCTATATGCAAGAAAACAAGAAGGGGGAACCAATCTTTTGTAGCGTGTGAGCTCGATGCTCGTGTGATTTGGATCGAACTCAAAAGTGCTTAGTCTTATTATGCCGCATGTTAAGTTTGAGATATGATATGAGCTCGTGACTTAATTTTGCTTAATGTTTACCCTCTTTTATCTTTTATCAATTGTGACTAATTCAAATCTGTGCTTGTGTTCGTCCTTGCGTTGTGAATCGTGCCGTTTGTCAAGTACCAAGCTTTGTCACTAGGCTGCGGTTTCTAATGTAAATTACTTAGTAGACGGCTGTTACTTGAAGAAGTAACTTTCCTCACCTCTATCAGTAGTACTCTTCCCCTCTGCATAATGTATGCATGTTGTTTTGTAGTAATGTCCATATCACCTTGATAATTTTTGTCCTGTCCTCTTGCATGTTATCCgcaaggcaaaattggttatatagcatcgaaagttcacgtttttggttttatagcaccgaaagttaccggttcactttaatagcatccaaagttcatcctgttcccatttttaggacttccgtcaatttttccgtccgtcttgatcgttattgatccagccacacacatgatatgacatttctacccctcattgacatgcattatacttgtacttgtgaggggtagaaacgtcatatcttgtgtgtggctggatcaagacggacggaaaacgatcgagaattgacggaagtgttaaaaatgggaacattgtgaactttgggtgctattaaagtgaaccggtaactttcggtgctataaaaccaaaaacgtgaactttcgatgctatataaccaattttgcctatcCGCAATGGTATATAATTAGATAATGTG from Oryza glaberrima chromosome 6, OglaRS2, whole genome shotgun sequence includes these protein-coding regions:
- the LOC127777162 gene encoding ubiquinol oxidase 1c, mitochondrial-like, whose product is MHLMTFMEVVKPRWYERTLVLAVQRVFFNAYFLGYLLSPKLVHRVVGYLEEEAIHPYTEYLKDIEASKIENVPAPPIAIDYWRLPAGTTLKDVVVVRADEAHHRDVNHFASVRACV